One genomic segment of Actinoplanes ianthinogenes includes these proteins:
- a CDS encoding RNA polymerase sigma factor, with translation MPAPEEHFTRLWRDHAPAVLRYARRRVDDEQADEVVAETFVVAWRRLAEIPAAELPWLFGVARRVSANIRRSDQRRHALHDRMAEQARLLAQAEPRRATPVLAALAVLPDDDRELLMLLAWDGLTRHEAAVALGCSRGTLAVRLHRARRRLKAAMTLADPEPPTVDHRPAVVAPGGAR, from the coding sequence GTGCCGGCACCGGAGGAGCACTTCACCAGACTGTGGCGCGATCATGCGCCGGCAGTGCTGCGATACGCCCGGCGGAGGGTCGACGACGAGCAGGCGGACGAGGTGGTCGCCGAGACGTTCGTCGTCGCCTGGCGGCGGCTGGCCGAGATCCCGGCGGCCGAGCTGCCGTGGTTGTTCGGCGTGGCACGCCGGGTGAGCGCCAACATCCGGCGCTCGGACCAGCGCCGGCATGCCTTGCACGACCGGATGGCCGAGCAGGCACGGCTGCTCGCCCAGGCCGAGCCGAGGCGGGCCACCCCGGTGCTGGCCGCCCTCGCGGTGCTGCCCGACGACGACCGCGAGCTGCTGATGCTGCTCGCCTGGGACGGCCTGACCCGGCACGAGGCGGCGGTCGCCCTCGGCTGCTCGCGCGGCACCCTGGCGGTCCGGCTGCACCGGGCCCGGCGCCGGCTGAAAGCCGCCATGACCCTGGCGGATCCCGAGCCGCCGACCGTCGACCACCGACCCGCTGTAGTGGCTCCCGGAGGTGCCCGATGA
- a CDS encoding ATP-dependent Clp protease ATP-binding subunit: MFERFTDRARRVVVLAQEEARMLNHNYIGTEHLLLGLIHEGEGVAAKALESLGISLEGVRQQVEEIIGQGQQSPSGHIPFTPRAKKVLELSLREALQLGHNYIGTEHILLGLIREGEGVAAQVLVKLGADTTRVRQQVIQLVAGHGEAEPSSSTAGESTPAGSPLLEQFGRNLTQDAREGKLDPVIGREKEIEQVMQGLSRRRKNNPVLIGEPGVGKTAAVEGLARAIVAGDVPDTLTDKQLYTLDMGSLVAGSRYRGDFEERLKKVLKEIRTRGDIILFIDEIHTLVGAGAAEGAIDAASILKPMLARGELQMIGATTLDEYRKFVEKDKALERRLLPIQVGEPSLAHSIEILKGLRDAYEAHHRVTYTDAALVAAATLADRYISDRFLPDKAIDLIDEAGARMRIRRMTAPPDLRDFDERIAEVRRDKESAIDAQDFERAAQLRDKEKQQLDQRAEREKEWKAGDLDVVSEVDDEQIAEVLGNWTGIPVYKLTEEETSRLLRMEDELHKRVIGQEDAVKAVSKAIRRTRAGLKDPKRPSGSFIFAGPSGVGKTELSKALAEFLFGSEDALIQLDMSEFHDRYTVSRLVGAPPGYVGYDEGGQLTEKVRRKPFSVVLFDEIEKAHPDVFNTLLQILEDGRLTDGQGRIVDFKNTVIILTTNLGTRDVAKAVSLGFQASEDTESNYDRMKVKVNDELKQHFRPEFLNRIDDTIVFHQLREQEILQIVDIFTSRIEGQLKNKDMGLELTDNAKKYLAKKGFDPVLGARPLRRTIQRELEDTLSEQILFNELRPGQIVVVDCEGDPADVEKSKLVFHGGDKAGPVPEEVQATS, translated from the coding sequence GTGTTCGAACGATTCACCGACCGTGCCCGACGGGTGGTCGTCCTGGCCCAGGAAGAGGCCCGGATGCTCAACCACAACTACATCGGCACGGAACATCTGCTGCTCGGCCTGATCCACGAGGGCGAGGGCGTCGCCGCCAAGGCCCTGGAGAGTCTGGGCATCTCCCTGGAGGGCGTCCGGCAGCAGGTCGAGGAGATCATCGGTCAGGGTCAGCAGTCGCCGAGCGGGCACATCCCGTTCACCCCGCGCGCCAAGAAGGTGCTGGAGCTGTCCCTGCGCGAGGCGCTCCAGCTCGGGCACAACTACATCGGCACCGAGCACATCCTGCTCGGCCTGATCCGCGAGGGTGAGGGCGTCGCCGCCCAGGTCCTGGTCAAGCTCGGCGCCGACACCACCCGGGTGCGCCAGCAGGTGATCCAGCTGGTGGCCGGGCACGGCGAGGCCGAGCCGTCGTCGTCGACGGCCGGTGAGTCCACGCCCGCCGGGTCGCCGCTGCTGGAGCAGTTCGGCCGCAACCTGACCCAGGACGCCCGGGAGGGCAAGCTCGACCCGGTCATCGGCCGGGAGAAAGAGATCGAGCAGGTCATGCAGGGCCTGTCCCGGCGGCGCAAGAACAACCCGGTGCTGATCGGCGAGCCCGGCGTCGGCAAGACCGCGGCGGTGGAGGGGCTCGCCCGGGCGATCGTCGCGGGCGACGTGCCCGACACCCTGACCGACAAGCAGCTCTACACCCTCGACATGGGTTCGCTGGTCGCCGGCTCGCGTTACCGCGGTGACTTCGAGGAGCGCCTGAAGAAGGTGCTCAAGGAGATCCGCACCCGCGGCGACATCATCCTGTTCATCGACGAGATCCACACCCTGGTCGGCGCGGGTGCCGCCGAGGGCGCGATCGACGCCGCCTCGATCCTCAAGCCGATGCTGGCCCGTGGCGAGCTCCAGATGATCGGCGCCACCACCCTGGACGAGTATCGGAAGTTCGTCGAGAAGGACAAGGCCCTGGAGCGGCGGCTGCTGCCGATCCAGGTCGGCGAGCCGTCGCTGGCGCACTCGATCGAGATCCTCAAGGGGCTGCGGGACGCGTACGAGGCGCACCACCGGGTCACCTACACCGACGCGGCGCTGGTCGCGGCGGCCACCCTCGCCGACCGGTACATCTCCGACCGGTTCCTGCCGGACAAGGCGATCGACCTGATCGACGAGGCCGGCGCGCGGATGCGGATCCGCCGGATGACCGCGCCGCCGGACCTGCGCGACTTCGACGAGCGCATCGCCGAAGTCCGCCGGGACAAGGAGTCCGCGATCGACGCGCAGGACTTCGAGCGGGCCGCGCAGCTGCGCGACAAGGAGAAGCAGCAGCTCGATCAGAGGGCGGAGCGGGAGAAGGAGTGGAAGGCCGGCGACCTGGACGTGGTGTCCGAGGTCGACGACGAGCAGATCGCCGAGGTGCTGGGCAACTGGACCGGTATTCCGGTCTACAAGCTGACCGAGGAGGAGACCTCGCGGCTGCTGCGCATGGAGGACGAGCTGCACAAGCGCGTCATCGGCCAGGAGGACGCGGTCAAGGCGGTCTCCAAGGCGATCCGGCGGACCCGGGCCGGGTTGAAGGACCCGAAGCGGCCGTCCGGCTCGTTCATCTTCGCCGGCCCGTCCGGTGTCGGTAAGACCGAGCTGTCCAAGGCCCTGGCGGAGTTCCTGTTCGGCTCCGAGGACGCGCTGATCCAGCTGGACATGTCCGAGTTCCACGACCGGTACACGGTGTCGCGGCTGGTCGGTGCCCCTCCCGGGTACGTCGGTTACGACGAGGGCGGGCAGCTGACCGAGAAGGTGCGGCGCAAGCCGTTCAGCGTGGTGCTGTTCGACGAGATCGAGAAGGCCCACCCGGATGTGTTCAACACGCTGTTGCAAATCCTGGAGGACGGCCGGCTGACCGATGGTCAGGGCCGGATCGTGGACTTCAAGAACACGGTGATCATCCTGACCACCAACCTCGGCACCCGGGACGTGGCCAAGGCGGTGTCGCTGGGCTTCCAGGCCTCGGAGGACACCGAGAGCAACTACGACCGGATGAAGGTCAAGGTCAACGACGAGCTCAAGCAGCACTTCCGGCCGGAGTTCCTGAACCGTATCGACGACACGATCGTCTTCCACCAGCTGCGCGAGCAGGAGATCCTGCAGATCGTCGACATCTTCACCTCGCGCATCGAGGGCCAGCTGAAGAACAAGGACATGGGCCTCGAGCTGACCGACAACGCCAAGAAGTACCTGGCGAAAAAGGGCTTCGACCCGGTCCTGGGCGCCCGGCCGTTGCGCCGCACGATCCAGCGCGAGCTGGAGGACACCCTGTCCGAGCAGATCCTGTTCAACGAGCTGCGCCCCGGCCAGATCGTCGTCGTCGACTGCGAGGGCGACCCGGCCGACGTCGAGAAGTCCAAGCTGGTCTTCCACGGCGGGGACAAGGCGGGCCCGGTCCCCGAGGAGGTCCAGGCCACCTCCTGA
- a CDS encoding M1 family metallopeptidase, whose translation MTPGTGPLGATPGAAHSTDPYLPAHGNGGYRVLHYDLDLDYRIATNRLAGRAVVTARAGQALSRFSLDLGAIRVQDVRVDGQPAKFTHRSGKLRIKPDRPIGYGATFKTEVRYAGSPVPISGRWGDIGWDELTDGVLVASQPNGAPSWFPCNDHPGDKASFLVTLTVAAPYTVLVTGDLVSRRRRAGTQTWVYERNEPTAPYLMGVQIGRYEVVELAAGGVPQRAAIPPRLRSVFAQDFGRHGDIMAAFEGLFGPYPFREYVVVVADDDLDDPIEAQGMAVFGRNHLDGLRTHERLVAHELAHQWFGNSLTVADWRHIWLNEGFATYAEWLWSALSGGPSADAHAEHWHARLALQPATIAIANPGVDRMFDPMVYKRGALTLHALRLRIGDSAFFAMLRAWVAENRHGTVTTEQFRGHARRFAARPVDDLLTAWLDRPALPPLPVFGL comes from the coding sequence GTGACCCCAGGTACGGGACCGCTCGGCGCCACTCCGGGGGCCGCGCACTCGACCGACCCGTACCTGCCCGCGCACGGCAACGGCGGGTACCGCGTGCTGCACTACGACCTCGACCTGGACTACCGGATCGCGACGAACCGGCTGGCCGGGCGGGCGGTCGTCACGGCCCGGGCCGGGCAGGCGCTGTCCCGGTTCAGCCTCGACCTCGGCGCCATCCGGGTCCAGGACGTCCGGGTGGACGGCCAGCCGGCGAAGTTCACCCATCGTTCCGGAAAGCTGCGGATCAAGCCGGACCGCCCGATCGGTTACGGTGCGACCTTCAAGACCGAGGTCCGGTACGCCGGCAGCCCGGTCCCGATCTCGGGCCGGTGGGGCGACATCGGCTGGGACGAGTTGACCGACGGCGTGCTGGTGGCCAGCCAGCCGAACGGCGCGCCGTCCTGGTTCCCGTGCAACGACCACCCCGGCGACAAGGCCTCGTTCCTGGTCACGCTGACCGTCGCCGCGCCGTACACCGTGCTGGTCACCGGTGACCTGGTCTCCCGGCGCCGCCGGGCCGGCACCCAGACCTGGGTGTACGAGCGCAACGAGCCCACCGCGCCCTATCTGATGGGCGTCCAGATCGGCCGGTACGAGGTGGTGGAGCTGGCCGCGGGCGGCGTGCCGCAGCGTGCCGCCATCCCGCCCCGGCTGCGGTCCGTGTTCGCCCAGGACTTCGGGCGGCACGGCGACATCATGGCGGCCTTCGAGGGGTTGTTCGGGCCGTACCCGTTCCGGGAGTACGTCGTGGTGGTCGCCGACGACGACCTGGACGACCCGATCGAGGCCCAGGGCATGGCCGTCTTCGGCCGCAACCACCTCGACGGGCTGCGGACCCACGAGCGGCTGGTCGCGCACGAGCTGGCCCACCAGTGGTTCGGCAACAGCCTGACGGTCGCCGACTGGCGGCACATCTGGCTCAACGAGGGCTTCGCCACGTACGCCGAGTGGCTGTGGTCCGCGCTCTCCGGCGGCCCGTCGGCGGACGCTCACGCCGAGCACTGGCACGCCCGGCTCGCGCTGCAACCGGCGACCATCGCGATCGCGAACCCCGGCGTGGACCGGATGTTCGACCCGATGGTCTACAAGCGGGGGGCGCTGACCCTGCACGCCCTGCGTCTGCGCATCGGTGACTCGGCGTTCTTCGCCATGCTGCGCGCCTGGGTCGCCGAGAACCGGCACGGCACGGTGACGACCGAGCAGTTCCGGGGGCACGCCCGGCGGTTCGCCGCGCGGCCGGTCGACGACCTGCTCACCGCGTGGCTGGACCGCCCGGCGTTGCCCCCGCTGCCGGTTTTCGGCCTCTGA
- a CDS encoding SAM-dependent methyltransferase, with translation MLDESVPTGIDASVPHPARRYNYWLGGKDNFQADRESADEIEAKFPGMRAGVRANRDVLRRITGFLAADAGIRQFLDIGTGLPTADNTHEVAQRIAPNSRVLYVDNDPLVMTHARALLTSTPEGTTDYIQADLREPEKILDSPELRSTLDLGQPVALMLIAILHFLPERERARAIVRQLVDALPSGSYLAATHFTTDFMPADELVVYRQMLDAGRTDIWPSTRAEFTGLFEGLELVEPGVVLATEWRPDGSGPEVDPSRISMWAGVGRKP, from the coding sequence GTGCTGGACGAGAGTGTGCCGACCGGGATCGACGCGTCCGTGCCGCACCCGGCCCGCCGCTACAACTACTGGCTCGGTGGCAAGGACAATTTCCAGGCCGACCGCGAGTCGGCCGACGAGATCGAGGCGAAGTTCCCGGGGATGCGCGCCGGGGTGCGAGCCAACCGGGACGTGCTCCGGCGGATCACCGGGTTCCTGGCCGCGGACGCCGGCATCCGGCAGTTCCTGGACATCGGCACCGGGCTGCCGACCGCGGACAACACGCACGAGGTCGCGCAGCGGATCGCGCCGAACAGCCGGGTGCTCTACGTGGACAACGATCCGCTGGTGATGACCCACGCGCGGGCGCTGCTGACCAGCACGCCGGAGGGCACCACCGACTACATCCAGGCGGACCTCCGCGAGCCGGAGAAGATCCTGGACAGCCCGGAGCTGCGCAGCACGCTGGATCTGGGTCAGCCGGTCGCGCTGATGCTGATCGCCATCCTGCACTTCCTGCCCGAGCGGGAGCGGGCCCGCGCGATCGTGCGGCAGCTGGTGGACGCGCTGCCGTCCGGCAGTTACCTGGCCGCGACGCACTTCACCACGGACTTCATGCCGGCCGACGAGCTGGTGGTTTATCGGCAGATGCTCGACGCCGGGCGCACCGACATCTGGCCGAGCACGCGGGCGGAGTTCACAGGCCTTTTCGAGGGGCTGGAGCTGGTCGAGCCCGGGGTCGTGCTGGCCACCGAGTGGCGGCCGGACGGCAGCGGCCCCGAGGTCGACCCCAGCCGGATCAGCATGTGGGCGGGCGTCGGCCGAAAGCCCTGA